Proteins from a single region of Catenulispora acidiphila DSM 44928:
- the truA gene encoding tRNA pseudouridine(38-40) synthase TruA, producing MSTEPAPGHVRVRLDLAYDGTHFSGWAIQPKRRTVCGELTSALSTVLRQDVTLVVAGRTDAGVHASGQVAHLDVPLELWAEHEERLLRRLAAVLPGDVRVWSAVPAPVGFDARFAAMGRRYAYRVTDAAYGPHPLRRNDVTWHPRTLDPALMNEAAAALLGEHDFASFCKKREGATTIRCLTRLEWTREAPTSLTPVGLLVADVRADAFCHSMVRSLVGALLAVGEGRRPVGDPGRILAEEVRSPEVKVAPPQGLTLEEVVYPADAELAGQQLKTRRIRVLGAD from the coding sequence ATGAGCACCGAGCCCGCCCCCGGCCACGTCCGCGTCCGTCTCGACCTGGCCTATGACGGCACGCACTTCTCCGGCTGGGCGATTCAGCCGAAGCGGCGGACCGTTTGCGGGGAGCTGACCTCGGCGTTGTCCACGGTGCTGCGGCAGGACGTGACGCTGGTCGTGGCCGGGCGCACCGACGCCGGGGTCCACGCCAGCGGCCAGGTCGCGCACCTCGATGTACCGCTCGAGCTGTGGGCCGAGCACGAGGAGCGGCTGCTGCGAAGGCTGGCTGCCGTTCTGCCAGGCGATGTACGGGTCTGGTCCGCCGTACCCGCACCGGTGGGCTTCGACGCCCGCTTCGCCGCGATGGGGCGCCGCTACGCCTACCGCGTCACCGACGCCGCCTACGGCCCGCACCCGCTGCGCCGCAACGACGTCACCTGGCACCCGCGAACGCTGGATCCGGCGCTGATGAACGAGGCGGCGGCCGCCCTGCTCGGCGAGCACGACTTCGCCTCCTTCTGCAAGAAACGCGAGGGCGCGACCACCATCCGCTGCCTCACGCGCCTGGAGTGGACCCGCGAGGCGCCGACGTCACTGACGCCGGTCGGCTTGCTCGTGGCCGACGTCCGCGCCGACGCCTTCTGCCACTCCATGGTCCGCTCGCTGGTCGGCGCACTGCTGGCGGTGGGGGAGGGGCGCCGTCCGGTCGGCGATCCGGGACGCATCCTCGCCGAGGAGGTCCGCTCGCCGGAGGTGAAGGTGGCGCCGCCGCAAGGGCTGACGCTGGAGGAGGTCGTCTATCCCGCCGACGCCGAACTGGCCGGCCAGCAGCTGAAGACGCGGCGGATCAGGGTGCTGGGAGCGGACTAG
- a CDS encoding DNA-directed RNA polymerase subunit alpha: MLIAQRPTLTEEIIDEYRSRFLIEPLEPGFGYTLGNSLRRTLLSSIPGAAVTSIRIDGVLHEFTTIPGVKEDVTDLILNIKQLVVSSEIDEPVTMYLRKQGPGTVTAADIAPPAGVEVHNPELIIATLNGKGKLEMELTVERGRGYVSAVQNKQAGQEIGRIPIDSIYSPVLKVKYDVEATRVEQRTDFDRLVLDVETKQSMRPRDAVASAGKTLVELFGLARELNIEAEGIDMGPSPTDAALAADLALPIEDLELTVRSYNCLKREGIHTVGELVARSEADLLDIRNFGAKSIDEVKVKLMSMGLALKDSPPGFDPSLVVDNQYDEEEDLDSGYAETEEL, from the coding sequence GTGCTTATCGCACAGCGCCCCACCCTGACCGAGGAAATCATCGATGAGTACCGCTCGCGGTTCCTCATCGAGCCGCTGGAGCCGGGCTTCGGCTACACCCTCGGCAACTCGCTGCGCCGGACGCTCCTGTCGTCCATCCCCGGCGCGGCTGTGACGTCCATCCGGATCGACGGCGTGCTCCACGAGTTCACGACGATCCCGGGTGTGAAGGAAGACGTCACCGACCTCATCCTGAACATCAAGCAGCTGGTCGTCTCCTCGGAGATCGACGAGCCGGTGACCATGTACCTGCGCAAGCAGGGCCCGGGCACCGTCACCGCCGCCGACATCGCCCCGCCGGCCGGCGTCGAGGTCCACAACCCCGAGCTGATCATCGCCACGCTCAACGGCAAGGGCAAGCTCGAGATGGAGCTCACCGTCGAGCGCGGCCGCGGCTACGTCAGCGCGGTGCAGAACAAGCAGGCGGGCCAGGAGATCGGGCGCATCCCGATCGACTCGATCTACTCCCCGGTGCTGAAGGTCAAGTACGACGTCGAGGCCACCCGCGTCGAGCAGCGGACCGACTTCGACCGCCTGGTGCTGGACGTGGAGACCAAGCAGTCGATGCGCCCGCGCGACGCCGTCGCCTCGGCCGGCAAGACCCTGGTCGAGCTGTTCGGTCTGGCCCGCGAGCTGAACATCGAGGCCGAGGGCATCGACATGGGCCCGTCCCCGACGGACGCCGCCCTGGCCGCCGACCTGGCGCTGCCGATCGAGGACCTGGAGCTGACCGTCCGCTCCTACAACTGCCTCAAGCGCGAGGGCATCCACACGGTCGGCGAGCTCGTCGCCCGCAGCGAGGCCGACCTGCTGGACATCCGCAACTTCGGCGCGAAGTCCATCGACGAGGTCAAGGTCAAGCTGATGAGCATGGGCCTGGCGCTGAAGGACTCCCCGCCCGGATTCGACCCCTCGCTCGTGGTGGACAACCAGTACGACGAGGAAGAGGACCTGGACTCCGGTTACGCGGAGACCGAGGAGCTGTAA
- the rplM gene encoding 50S ribosomal protein L13, translating to MRTFSPKPGDVQRQWHVIDARDVVLGRLASQTAQLLRGKHKAIFAPHVDTGDFVIIINAEKVHLSGNKREDKLAYRHSGYPGGLRSIKYGDLIDKDPRKAVEKAVRGMLPKNSLGRQQLSKLKVYRGEEHPHAAQKPEPFVINQVAQ from the coding sequence GTGCGTACGTTCAGTCCCAAGCCCGGTGACGTTCAGCGTCAGTGGCACGTCATCGATGCCCGCGACGTCGTCCTCGGCCGTCTCGCCTCGCAGACCGCGCAGCTTCTGCGCGGGAAGCACAAGGCGATCTTCGCGCCGCACGTCGACACCGGCGACTTCGTCATCATCATCAACGCCGAGAAGGTTCACCTCTCGGGCAACAAGCGCGAGGACAAGCTCGCTTACCGGCACTCCGGCTACCCGGGCGGTCTGCGCTCGATCAAGTACGGCGACCTGATCGACAAGGACCCGCGCAAGGCCGTCGAGAAGGCCGTCCGCGGCATGCTGCCGAAGAACTCCCTGGGCCGCCAGCAGCTCTCGAAGCTGAAGGTGTACCGCGGCGAGGAGCACCCCCACGCCGCGCAGAAGCCCGAGCCCTTCGTCATCAACCAGGTCGCGCAGTAG
- a CDS encoding DUF6886 family protein, whose amino-acid sequence MRPEPGQVLHFSENPTITRFAPHVAATAQQPEAYVWAVDYERAPDYWFPRQCPRALAWVTPETTEEDRERIIGPGGGLRVHAVEYGWLEQMRTTELYAYRFDARDFRSIGDTAHAHVAETEVVPLGPAERVGDLFELYEEADIQLRVLPTLLPFWDQVITTTLGFSGIRLRNARPASAAG is encoded by the coding sequence ATGCGGCCGGAGCCTGGGCAAGTCCTGCACTTCTCGGAAAACCCGACGATCACGCGCTTCGCACCCCACGTAGCCGCCACCGCGCAGCAGCCGGAGGCGTACGTATGGGCTGTCGACTACGAGCGCGCTCCTGACTATTGGTTTCCGCGCCAGTGTCCGCGGGCGCTGGCGTGGGTCACTCCGGAGACCACGGAGGAGGACCGGGAGCGCATCATCGGTCCGGGCGGCGGACTGCGGGTGCACGCAGTGGAGTACGGCTGGCTGGAACAGATGCGGACGACGGAGCTGTACGCGTATCGCTTCGACGCACGCGACTTCCGCTCCATCGGCGACACAGCGCACGCGCACGTCGCCGAGACGGAGGTCGTCCCGCTCGGTCCGGCGGAGCGCGTGGGCGACTTGTTCGAGCTCTATGAGGAGGCAGACATTCAGCTCAGGGTGCTGCCCACACTGCTGCCGTTCTGGGATCAGGTGATCACCACGACGCTGGGGTTCAGCGGGATCCGGCTGCGCAATGCCCGGCCGGCGTCGGCTGCCGGCTGA
- the glmM gene encoding phosphoglucosamine mutase encodes MTRLFGTDGIRGMANRDLTAELALDLSVAAAHVLGEVGAFEGHRPRAVVGRDPRASGEFLEGAVVAGLASAGVDVLRLGVLPTPAVAYLTEFLGADLGVVLSASHNPAPDNGIKFLARGGVKLDDALEDAIEARMNEQWSRPVGAAVGRVADYPEGGERYIEHLLATLPNRLDGLKVVVDEANGAAFRVSPEALRRAGAEVIATHVEPDGLNINDDCGSTHLAKLKAAVIEHGAHAGIAHDGDADRCLAVDAAGEEVDGDQILAVLAISLRDQDKLAGQTVVGTVMANFGFKQAMQREGLTFVETAVGDRYVLEVMRAGGYVLGGEQSGHVILTEHATTGDGTLTALHLLARVAATGRSLADLASVMNKLPQVMINVKDVDKTRAATSAELAQAVKEAETELADTGRVLLRPSGTEPLVRVMVEAEDGELARRLAEHLAGVVKTALG; translated from the coding sequence ATGACCAGGCTTTTCGGCACCGACGGCATTCGCGGCATGGCCAACCGGGACCTGACCGCGGAACTGGCGTTGGACCTTTCGGTGGCGGCCGCGCACGTGCTCGGCGAAGTGGGGGCGTTCGAGGGCCACCGGCCCAGGGCGGTCGTCGGCCGCGACCCGCGCGCCTCGGGCGAGTTCCTGGAGGGCGCCGTGGTCGCCGGGCTCGCCTCGGCCGGCGTGGACGTGCTCCGCCTCGGCGTCCTGCCCACCCCGGCGGTCGCCTACCTGACCGAGTTCCTCGGCGCGGACCTCGGCGTGGTCCTGTCGGCCTCGCACAACCCGGCGCCCGACAACGGCATCAAGTTCCTCGCCCGCGGCGGCGTGAAGCTCGACGACGCCCTCGAGGACGCCATCGAGGCCCGCATGAACGAGCAGTGGTCCCGCCCCGTCGGCGCCGCCGTGGGGCGCGTCGCGGACTACCCCGAGGGCGGCGAGCGCTACATCGAGCACCTGCTGGCCACCCTCCCCAACCGCCTCGACGGCCTGAAAGTGGTCGTCGACGAGGCCAACGGCGCCGCCTTCCGCGTCTCCCCGGAGGCTCTGCGCCGCGCCGGCGCCGAAGTGATCGCCACCCACGTCGAGCCCGACGGCCTGAACATCAACGACGACTGCGGCTCCACCCACCTGGCCAAGCTCAAGGCCGCGGTGATCGAGCACGGAGCCCACGCCGGCATCGCCCACGACGGCGACGCCGACCGCTGCCTGGCCGTGGACGCCGCCGGCGAGGAAGTCGACGGCGACCAGATCCTCGCCGTCCTCGCCATCTCCCTGCGCGACCAGGACAAACTCGCCGGCCAGACCGTCGTCGGCACCGTGATGGCGAACTTCGGCTTCAAGCAGGCCATGCAGCGCGAAGGCCTGACCTTCGTCGAGACCGCGGTCGGCGACCGCTACGTCCTCGAAGTCATGCGCGCCGGCGGCTACGTCCTCGGCGGCGAGCAGTCCGGCCACGTCATCCTCACCGAACACGCCACCACCGGCGACGGCACCCTCACCGCCCTCCACCTCCTGGCCCGCGTGGCCGCCACCGGCCGCTCCCTGGCCGACCTCGCCTCGGTGATGAACAAGCTCCCCCAGGTCATGATCAACGTCAAGGACGTCGACAAAACCCGCGCCGCCACCAGCGCCGAACTCGCCCAGGCGGTCAAGGAAGCCGAGACCGAACTCGCCGACACCGGCCGCGTCCTCCTCCGCCCCAGCGGCACCGAACCCCTGGTCCGCGTCATGGTCGAGGCCGAGGACGGCGAGCTGGCCCGCCGGCTCGCCGAGCACTTGGCGGGAGTGGTGAAGACCGCGCTGGGCTGA
- a CDS encoding NADPH-dependent FMN reductase: MVQVLLLCGSVRKGSSNEAMLRLVQEVVGEPDGAVASAVFYEGLGDLPHFNPDLDTDPLPEAVAGLRNAIADADAVLICTPEYAGTLPGSFKNLLDWTVGGTEICDKPTGWINAANPGRGEGAIATLRTVLEYTGAAIVEDACVRIALADPDARKNIGAVLEALR, from the coding sequence ATGGTTCAGGTGTTGCTGCTTTGCGGGTCGGTGCGCAAGGGGTCCTCGAACGAGGCCATGCTACGGCTGGTTCAGGAGGTGGTGGGGGAACCGGACGGTGCGGTAGCCAGCGCGGTGTTCTATGAGGGTCTGGGAGACCTCCCGCACTTCAACCCCGATCTGGACACCGATCCGCTTCCCGAGGCGGTCGCAGGACTACGGAACGCTATAGCGGACGCGGATGCGGTTCTCATATGCACTCCCGAGTACGCGGGAACACTGCCCGGTTCCTTTAAGAACTTGCTGGACTGGACGGTAGGCGGGACCGAGATATGCGACAAGCCGACGGGATGGATCAACGCCGCGAACCCAGGACGCGGTGAGGGCGCCATCGCTACCCTGCGCACGGTTCTGGAGTACACCGGTGCCGCGATAGTGGAAGACGCCTGTGTGCGGATCGCTCTAGCGGATCCTGATGCGCGGAAGAATATTGGCGCGGTCCTGGAGGCTTTGCGGTAG
- a CDS encoding ABC-F family ATP-binding cassette domain-containing protein: protein MGHIDVNSLQYHLPDGRVLLEDVSFRIGDGDKAALVGVNGAGKTTLLRLIAGDIEATGGAVVRSGGLGVMRQFVDRKVEDGEQPPTVRTLLLSVAPPALQRAAAELEASELAMMEDDSEPTQMRYAQALSDWGDVGGYEAETLWDTCCTIAIGIPYIQAQFRAASTLSGGEQKRLVLESLVRGPDQVLLLDEPDNFLDVPGKRWLEQVINETPKTVLFVTHDRELLAGTAKKIVTVEVGSSGGIGGSVWIHGGGFANYHEVRKARFDRFEELLRRWEEEHRRLKDLVNELRQQAKVSEVMAAKYRVMCGRLERFEQAGPPPAPPREQQVKMRLKGGRTGVRAFECVDLELSGLMKPFATEVFYGERVAVLGGNGSGKSHFLRLLAGEEIAHTGTFKLGARVVPGHFRQTHRQPALEKKTLLEILWEEFSFQRDNASPTLARYALNEQAEQRFGNLSGGQQARFQILRLELTGSTMLLLDEPTDNLDLMSADALEAGLEAYQGTVIAVTHDRWFARGFDRYLVFGSDGRVYEAPEPVWDERRPDRRPVKSGAKS, encoded by the coding sequence ATGGGCCATATCGACGTCAACAGCCTCCAGTACCACCTCCCGGACGGCCGCGTCCTGCTCGAGGACGTCTCCTTCCGGATCGGCGACGGCGACAAGGCGGCTCTGGTCGGCGTGAACGGCGCCGGCAAGACCACTCTCCTGCGCCTCATCGCCGGCGACATCGAGGCGACCGGAGGCGCCGTGGTGCGCTCCGGCGGACTCGGTGTGATGCGGCAGTTCGTCGATCGCAAGGTGGAGGACGGCGAACAGCCCCCCACGGTGCGCACCCTCTTGCTGTCCGTCGCACCGCCCGCACTTCAGAGGGCCGCTGCGGAGCTGGAGGCCTCCGAGTTGGCGATGATGGAGGACGACTCCGAGCCCACCCAGATGCGGTACGCACAGGCGCTCTCCGACTGGGGCGACGTCGGTGGCTATGAGGCGGAAACGCTGTGGGACACCTGTTGCACCATCGCTATAGGGATTCCCTATATCCAGGCCCAGTTCCGCGCCGCCTCCACACTTTCCGGAGGAGAACAGAAGCGCCTGGTCCTGGAATCTCTTGTGCGCGGCCCGGACCAGGTGCTCCTGCTGGACGAGCCGGACAACTTCCTGGACGTCCCTGGTAAGCGCTGGCTGGAGCAGGTCATCAACGAGACCCCCAAGACGGTTCTCTTCGTCACCCACGACCGCGAGCTTCTGGCGGGGACGGCCAAGAAGATCGTCACCGTGGAGGTCGGCTCCAGCGGCGGCATCGGCGGCTCCGTGTGGATCCACGGCGGCGGCTTCGCCAACTATCACGAGGTCCGCAAGGCCCGGTTCGACCGCTTCGAGGAGCTGTTGCGCCGCTGGGAGGAGGAACACCGCCGCCTCAAGGACCTCGTCAACGAACTCCGCCAACAGGCGAAGGTCAGCGAAGTCATGGCGGCCAAGTACCGGGTCATGTGCGGTCGCCTGGAGCGCTTCGAGCAGGCCGGTCCGCCTCCGGCGCCGCCGCGTGAGCAACAGGTGAAGATGCGCCTCAAGGGCGGCCGTACCGGTGTCCGCGCTTTCGAGTGCGTGGATCTGGAGCTGTCCGGACTCATGAAGCCGTTCGCTACAGAAGTCTTCTATGGGGAGCGCGTAGCGGTTCTTGGAGGGAACGGCTCAGGGAAGTCCCACTTCCTGCGTCTGCTCGCCGGCGAGGAGATCGCCCACACCGGAACCTTCAAGCTCGGTGCGCGCGTCGTGCCCGGCCACTTCCGTCAGACGCACCGCCAGCCTGCGCTGGAGAAGAAGACTCTCCTGGAGATCCTCTGGGAGGAGTTCTCCTTCCAGCGCGACAACGCCTCCCCGACTCTCGCGCGCTATGCGTTGAACGAACAGGCGGAACAACGCTTCGGCAACCTCTCCGGAGGCCAGCAGGCGCGCTTCCAGATCCTGCGCCTGGAGCTGACCGGCTCCACGATGCTGCTGCTGGACGAGCCCACGGACAACCTGGACCTGATGTCGGCGGACGCGCTGGAGGCCGGTCTGGAGGCCTACCAGGGCACCGTGATCGCAGTCACGCATGACCGCTGGTTCGCCCGCGGCTTCGACCGCTACCTGGTTTTCGGCTCCGACGGCCGGGTTTACGAGGCGCCGGAACCGGTCTGGGACGAGCGCCGTCCGGACCGCAGGCCGGTCAAGTCCGGCGCGAAGTCATAA
- the rpsI gene encoding 30S ribosomal protein S9: protein MTEVDTTTETVDETAADGAVEEELTEYTSETPASAAAPVVRRSATTSGQGLGRRKEAIARVRIVPGTGLWKINGRTLDSYFPNKVHQQLVNDPFKILELDGAYDVVARIDGGGISGQAGALRLGVSRALNAADLENNRATLKKAGFLTRDPRATERKKAGLKKARKAPQYSKR from the coding sequence GTGACCGAGGTCGACACCACCACCGAAACCGTTGACGAGACCGCTGCCGACGGCGCGGTCGAGGAGGAGCTCACCGAGTACACCTCCGAGACCCCGGCGTCCGCCGCCGCGCCGGTCGTGCGTCGCTCCGCGACCACCTCCGGGCAGGGTCTGGGCCGCCGCAAGGAGGCCATCGCCCGCGTCCGCATCGTGCCGGGCACCGGCCTGTGGAAGATCAACGGCCGGACTCTGGACTCCTACTTCCCGAACAAGGTCCACCAGCAGCTGGTGAACGACCCGTTCAAGATCCTGGAGCTGGACGGCGCCTACGACGTCGTCGCCCGCATCGACGGCGGCGGCATCTCCGGCCAGGCCGGCGCGCTGCGCCTGGGCGTGTCCCGCGCGCTGAACGCCGCGGACCTGGAGAACAACCGGGCCACGCTGAAGAAGGCCGGCTTCCTGACTCGGGACCCGCGTGCCACCGAGCGCAAGAAGGCCGGTCTGAAGAAGGCCCGCAAGGCGCCTCAGTACAGCAAGCGCTAA
- the rplQ gene encoding 50S ribosomal protein L17 — protein sequence MPQPKKGARLGGSPAHQKLILANLAKSLFEHDKITTTEAKARLLRPYAERLITKAKKGDLHNRRQVLAVLRDKDIVFRLFDEIAPNYENRPGGYTRIIKAGNRKGDNAPMAVIELVEALTVQQTAVREAEAATKRASKKTAAPAPAKAEVEAEPEAVEEAPAAEAETTEAEAAEKE from the coding sequence ATGCCCCAGCCGAAGAAGGGCGCCCGCCTCGGCGGCTCCCCGGCCCACCAGAAGCTGATCCTGGCGAACCTCGCCAAGTCGCTGTTCGAGCACGACAAGATCACCACCACCGAGGCCAAGGCGCGCCTGCTGCGCCCCTACGCCGAGCGGCTGATCACCAAGGCCAAGAAGGGCGACCTGCACAACCGTCGCCAGGTGCTGGCCGTGCTCCGCGACAAGGACATCGTCTTCCGCCTGTTCGACGAGATCGCGCCGAACTACGAGAACCGCCCCGGCGGCTACACCCGCATCATCAAGGCCGGCAACCGCAAGGGCGACAACGCCCCCATGGCCGTGATCGAGCTGGTCGAGGCGCTGACCGTGCAGCAGACCGCGGTCCGCGAGGCCGAGGCCGCCACCAAGCGCGCCAGCAAGAAGACCGCCGCCCCGGCTCCGGCCAAGGCCGAGGTCGAGGCCGAGCCCGAGGCTGTCGAGGAGGCTCCGGCTGCCGAGGCCGAGACCACCGAGGCTGAGGCCGCCGAGAAGGAGTAA